Sequence from the Cuculus canorus isolate bCucCan1 chromosome 24, bCucCan1.pri, whole genome shotgun sequence genome:
TCAAATGCAGAGGTGCTGAAGGAACCCTGACCGTTCTGGCTGGATCTTGGCTGATGCAAGAGCCCAACACCAAACCCATGGCCTTCTTTTGGTTTCTCTCTTCTAtaggtctttttttcccccagattaTAGGtatcaaatgtttcttttggatTTGAAATACCCGAGTGGATTAAAGCAGTAAGAACAAATTTCAGTTCTTATGGCTATCGGTGCTGCGGTGGAGCCCAAACGCTCCAGTCAAGTGGCAGATATGACCGAGACAGCAGTGTATAAAACCATTGCGCTTATGATAACAGCAGGGAGAGTCTGTGGCTGTGTAGGGGATTTGTAGAAGAAGAAATTGCACCTAAAGCGAGAGCCTCACGCAGAGGGCAGGCGTGGTGCCTTTGGATCATGTCTACAACGTCAGACCATTGCTTTCAGCTGCTTAGTTTGGTTGATGTGGAGCAGCATGAAGCTCATTCTGGTTGATTGCCGCCAGGGCTTGCTGCCTGCCTCTGTCCCCCCAGAGACCTCCAGGGCTTCACCAGCCGTCGCACCAGGACGCCTCGCAGGGAGGATGTGCACCTGCCAGTGGTGAGTACAACGCCGTGGGCTCCAGAGCCATGGGTGGACCTTCGGAGACAGAAGGATAATGGCTGCTATGGGGCACCTATCTGCTTGGTTTCTCAGTCAGTGCCTGGCTCAGGGATGCTGTGCCTGggtccaggagcagcagcagaactcgGGGATGCTGCAGACCCCATTGCTGGTGATGCCGCACCTGCTTTTTCTGTCCTAGGAATAATTACTTATTCTTGGTGGATGGCTGCGTCTGCACACACGCAAACGCGAGTCTCGGAAGCAGAGTGTGTTTTTGGTGGGAGCCATATTCATAACTTCTCTCTTCCAGCGAGCACTGAGCATTCCCCCACTGGCAATGAGGCTTTTAAAAAGCCTCCTTAAGATGAGCACCCAAAAATGAAGTGCAAGGAGCACTGGCCATTTCTGGAAATGAAGCCTCAGATTTTGGGGTAGATCActttaaagacaaaaagcaaaactgaaaatggtACCAGGTTGGTCTAAAACATGTctaggacccgagggaatggcaggaagatacCGGGGggggttaggttggatattgggagaaggttcttcccccagagggtggtggagcactggagcagctcccagggaagcagtcacggtgccgaagcatttggccaacgccctcaggcacatggtgtgaatgttgggatGTCCTGTGCAGcgacaggagctggactcaatgatccttgtgggtcccttccagctctggacattctgtgattccatgttTTGAAGCAATGGCAGCTGAACAGTGCCcgaaagatttaaaataacttggttgtttctttcacttagacaaaatatttttctcttgttcagGTGGATACCGGTTGCCACCTCAGCCATCGCCTTGGTCCTATACGCTCTCCTCTTACTAACTCTTTACATCATGCTCAGCAGGAAAATAGGTAATTTACTGTCTTGTCAGCTTTACTTGTTGTGTCCCTATTCTTGCTCACAATCACCCAGTTCAGAGACTGAAAGTAATTTGCCCAAAGCTTCAACATTCCCCTGCTTTGGAAAGCGTCACAAAGTCCTTCTGGGTCTCCCTCCTGCTTTGGGCAGTGACTGGTGCTGCTTTGGAGCCCATGGATGCAGGAACCCACGGCACCCTGGTGTGAGCCAAGAGTGGGTTTGGGCAAGGATTAACCATCAGCATCACTGCACTGTGCCGAGGGGCAGGATGCGGCCGGGGGAGGCTGCCCTGATAGCTGTCAATGGTGTGGGCAGGGTCGGATTGGGTTATGTGGCCTTTTATTaattcaaaaccattttcttctaCTGCTCTTGTTAGTAAAGTGGTGGGAAAATACCATCGGAACCCATTTGCTAAATAATAATTCAGACGAAGCTACAATTTCCAGCAGGAAGATCTTTCAGGCAGAACTGCTGCCCACATCTGCACATCAACAAACCCTGCTTGGCCCCGTGGGTCAAACTAATTTCGAACTTGCTTGGGAAGAGGCCCTGATGGCATGATTTAGCACTGGAATCTTTTATTACAAGACAACAGGGCAGCCACTCAATCATCTCAGTAATTGAACTGATAGATATTTGCCCGCTCGAATGCATAATAGTAATGTCAGCCACGCCAGCAGCTTGGGCTGAACTGGCTTTGCTgtggggcagtgctggggctCAGCGGCAGCTGGGGGTCTGTGTGGGGTAACACCTGACAGAGCCGGCATCGTGGGCCGGAGCAGGGAGCTAACTCTCCTCTCGGTTGCAGCCAGCCATTCCTGCGGGAAGCAGGcgagcagcagccctgcagcacagccccaaCAGCCTCCGACCTCCTCGgcgggaggggaaggagggcaCAGACCGACCTACGCGGGGAAGGGGAGATCCTGCAGCGACCGAGGTTTGTCCTAGCACATGAATATAAATATCTGGTATGGTGTTTGTGTGGTATTCTCTTCCTTAAGTGGCTGTGAAGACCTTCACCTGCTGACCTTGGGACAGAAGAGGGAGCGAGCAGCGGGGCGAAGGCAAATGCAACAACCGCTTGTGATTCTGTTGCTTCCACCTCCTCCGGGCTTTCCCTGCCTGATCCCCCACAAGCAGGGGGGTGAAGAGAGGAGGGATAGAACTATAGAAttgtttaagttggaaaagacctttagggTCACACTGATGCCTTTTGGATTTTCAATTGTCCCTCTTGagtgcatttgctttttttccctgatcaTTTCTTCCCTTTAACCCCCGCAAGTAgcaatgaaggtggtgatgTTTCCTGTTTTTAAGGGAGCAGCGACACGTCTTCAGAGACCTCGGAGGACTCGgacagcagccctgcctgcccgcAGGTACAGACACCGCAAAGAGCATCGGCCAAAAGCAACCGCAGCCACAGCAGCGGAGGTGCTGGCGCCGTGTCCGTGCCGCTCCTGCCCACCTAGAGATGTACAGAGGCAGGCAAACGCGTTGAACCACATTGAAAAACCAGCAGTGAGGCTGGTTGATGGTCGTAACCTGCCATATGCAATGGTCCCGTTTAGAGGGAAGCATCCCAAGGGGTCAGGGAGGTCCCTGGGCACAACCTGGGTGCCTTTGTGGGATTCATGGGCAAAGCTGCTCCTGGTGCCTGACCTGGGTTTATTTGTACTTCTCCAGGGTCCTTGCTCAGAAGAAAACCTCAATTATACATCCTTGGTCTTCCCGGCACAAGGCCCTGGGCCAGGCTCCTCCAGGGATTACAAGAACATGAAGACTGGGCCAGACTATGTCAACGTGGACCCCAAGAAGAGGAAAGTGGATTACTggccctgctccagccctgtggcATCCAAGTCCATTGAGTACACTGAGGTGAAGCTGTGActcctgggatgctgctggcagGATGGGGAGGTGCCCAAAGCGCTGGTAGACGCGTGACTGGGGCTTCTCCTCCCTCTCGGTCGGTGCCTGGCACAGGCTGATGCCTGCCGGCTTTTATTCTTATAACACTCCAACCCACCCATACAATTTGCTTGGTATTTTACTTAAATGCATCACTGTTGCTGAGCGTGGGGTGATGCAGGGAAGCGTTTCTCCTACGCAGGCTGAAACG
This genomic interval carries:
- the RHEX gene encoding regulator of hemoglobinization and erythroid cell expansion protein isoform X1, with protein sequence MWSSMKLILVDCRQGLLPASVPPETSRASPAVAPGRLAGRMCTCQWWIPVATSAIALVLYALLLLTLYIMLSRKIASHSCGKQASSSPAAQPQQPPTSSAGGEGGHRPTYAGKGRSCSDRGSSDTSSETSEDSDSSPACPQGPCSEENLNYTSLVFPAQGPGPGSSRDYKNMKTGPDYVNVDPKKRKVDYWPCSSPVASKSIEYTEVKL
- the RHEX gene encoding regulator of hemoglobinization and erythroid cell expansion protein isoform X2, whose product is MCTCQWWIPVATSAIALVLYALLLLTLYIMLSRKIASHSCGKQASSSPAAQPQQPPTSSAGGEGGHRPTYAGKGRSCSDRGSSDTSSETSEDSDSSPACPQGPCSEENLNYTSLVFPAQGPGPGSSRDYKNMKTGPDYVNVDPKKRKVDYWPCSSPVASKSIEYTEVKL